TGGTGATGGTATGGATCCTAATATTACAGGAAAATTTCCTACGCCTTATGCTTCTGGTGGTATTAAATCGCAACGCGTTGTTTTGCTGGACTTAAGTGATGAGACTCATGGCAATGCTAATGGACTAGGGATGGCACATATGGTTACACGTCGACTTTTTGAAAAGGCAGACTTAGAAAAAACTTATCCGAACTCTTTGACAGCTAAAATTGTAGAAAATATCAAAATACCAATGATATTAGAAAATGATAAAGAAGCGATTAAAGCGGCTATCAAAACATGTGTAGAGATTGACAAGGATGCTCCAGCAATTATTCGAATCCCAAATTCCTTGCACATAGAATATATCCATATTTCTGAATCTTTATTAGAAAAAGCAAAGACTATACCAGGTATTGAAATCCTTGAAGAACCAAAAGAATTTCTATTTGATGAAAACGGTAACTTGTGGTAGTCACAAATAACCACTTGAGTTTAAGGTAGTTCTATGGTTAAATAGACAGACGAATATAAGAGAAAAGGGGGAATCGGAATGAGTGTTAATGTAATTTGGCTTACAGTCGCACTACTTCTAACAGTAATATTGATAGTATTCATGCTCAAAACAGATTTTGCTGGAAAACTACAATTGTTTTCTCTGGTAGGCTGGATTACCTTTTTATGTTATTATATGGCTATAGGATTGCCTCGATGGACGCTACATCTTTATGCTTTAATTTGTGTATCAACTGCAATGTTGTATCGACTTAAATATATAAGAAAAAGAAAATTGGTAAGCAAGACAGCAAAACAATTATAAATTATTAAAAATTTTTAATATCTGAAGAAGTTTTGTTATTTGTGGTTTGAAAATTTAGCGTACAAAATGAGTATTAAAATAAGCATTTAAGCTTTTAATTTAAAAAAATCAATGAAAAAATGAGGAGGTATTTAAAATGAAAAAAAAGATTACGATTTTATTATCCATTTTATTGCTTATGAGTTTAACGCTTGCAGCTTGTAGTTCTAGTCCGGCAGGGACATCTGCTGGAGGTTCCGTTGAGTTTAATGTAGGTCATTCAGCTTCTGAGACTAGTCCTGTTGGACAAGGGTTAGTTAAATTTAAAGAACTTGTTGAAGAAAAAACCGATGGGCGTTATCAAATACAGATTTTCCATAACGGACAACTTGGAGCTGAACGTGACTTGGTTGAAGGTGCTCAACTTGGGTCAATTGATATGGCAATTGCTAATCAAGGGCCAATGACGAACTTTGCACCAAGCCTTGCTGCGGTAGACTTGCCATATCTAATCAGAAGCTATGAGCACGCGGATAATATATTCTTAGGGGAAATAGGTAAGGCTTTTATGGAAGAAATAGATGCTGCTGGACTTAAGACACTTGGATTTTGGGAATCAGGCTTCCGTAACTTAACAAACAGCAAACAGCCAGTTAATAGCGTTGCAGATGTAAAGGGACTTAAAATCAGAACTATGGAAAATCAGGCACATCAAGGACTATGGAGAGCATTAGGTGCTGACCCTGTTCCAATGTCATGGGGTGAGGCGTATACTGGAATGCAGCAAGGAGCTCTTGATGGACAAGAGAACCCATTATCTGTAATATTACAAATGAATGTAGCTGAAGTTAATAAGCATCTTGCCATGACTGAACACGTATACGCATCTGTTGTATTCATCATGAGCCCTAATGCATGGAACAGTTTATCAGCAGAAGATCAAGCGATATTTGGAGAAGCGGCTTATGAAGCTGGGCTATACCAACGTCAAGTACAACGTGATATGAATAATTCTGCCTTAGAAGAACTTGAAAAACTAGGTATGCAGGTTACCTATCCAGACAAGCAAGAATTTATCGATGCTTCAGAGAACTTCAAAAGAGAGTTTGGTCAAAGATATGAGGATATTATTAATAAAATCAATGAACTTGAAGACTAAAACTTGATAGGAAAGAAAAAGAAATAGCCAAAAGGGTAAAAAGCTTCCACTTACAACGAATGTTTAGAAGTGGAAGCTTATACTTAAAGAGAAAATCTAGATAAAGATACAAACATGTTAGCGAGATTTCTAAGAAATGGGTGAAAAAGATGAAAAAAAATGCATTGCTTGGGTTTTATGAAAAGATTCAAAATGGGATACACACACTCATAACGATAATCTTAGGACTGATGATGGTTGTTATTCTATTGCAAACAGTGACAAGGTATGTTTTCTTCTACAGTCTGCCGTGGTCAGAGGAACTTTCAAGATACTTATTTGTATGGATGATTATGCTTGGGATTAATATAGGAATACGGGATGACATGCAGGTTAGAATTGATATTATAGATAAAGTATTCAAAGGTCGAGGAAAAATAGTTCTAGCTGTTTTCCAACAGCTTGTGTCGTTAATCGTTAGTGCGGTGTTCTTCTATAGTTCCTTTAACTTTATAGCCATAGGTGCAAGGCAGCTTAGTCCTGCTATGCAAATTCCAATGAGATATATTTATTTATGTCTTCCAGTTGGTCTTGGAATCGCCATGTTAGAAATATTGAGAAAACTTGTTTCTGCTGCAAAAGGTGAACTAGATGAGGTATAAAGCCCTGCGTTGTAGCAGAAGGCAGGAGAAGTATATAAAATTATATTTTGATGATGGAGGTGCTATATACTAATGGGTACTGCAGAAACCGTATTAATTGTTACGTTGCTTATTACAATGCTTGCTGGTGTACCAATCACATGGTCACTTGGATTGGCTAGTATGCTATCCATTGCTGTGAATAGTAGATTGCCAATCACAGTTATTTCGCAACGTCTCTTTACAGGAAGTGATTCATTTTCAATGTTAGCTATTCCGGCCTTTATCCTTGCTGGCGATATTATGTCAAAGGGTGGTCTGTCTAAACGGCTTGTTAACTTTGCAAATTCGCTGGTGGGATGGATTGCTGGAGGTGTGTCATTGGTATCGCTTGTAGCTTGTACCTTCTTTGCAGCTATTTCGGGTTCATCCGTTGCTACAACAGCCGCAATTGGTGGGTTGATGTATCCAGAAATGGTAGATAGAGGTTATCCGAAAGATTATTCCTCTGCAGTTCAGGCTATAGGAGGAACCTTAGGTATCGTTATTCCACCCAGTATTGTTTTGGTTATTTATGGAAACATAACAGGTGTATCAGTAGCTGATTTATTGATGGCCGGAATTATTCCAGGTATTATTTGTGGTATAGCCTTATGTGTAATGGCTTACTTTATTGCAAAAAAACAAAATTTTCCAAAAGAGGCAAAGTTCGTTCCAAAGAATTTAGCTGTTACCTTTAAGGATGCTATATGGGCATTGATCATGCCAGTTATTATTTTAGGAGGTATTTATTCTGGGGTTTTTACACCTACAGAATCCGCAGCAGTAGCTGTATTTTACGGTATTATAGTATGCGTTTTTATTTACAAGGAGTTAACCTTTAAAGATTTATGGCCAATTATGAAGGAAACCGCAAAATCCAGTGCTAATTTGATGATGTTGGTGGTTACAGCACAGTTGTTTGGTTGGTTGATAACCTACTATAAAATACCTATTTATGTAACTGAGGTATTTATGACGGTTGCAAGTAATAAGTATATATTTTTAATTCTTGTAAATTTACTGCTTATTATAGCGGGTATGTTTATGGAGGTAGGTGCAACAAATCTTATTCTAGCACCGATTTTAGCACCGATTGCTGTTGCTTTTGGCGTAGATCCTGTACAGTTTGGGATGGTATTTGTATTTCTTCTAGCTATGGGTCAGGCAACCCCACCTTTTGGTACCACGATGTTTGTAGCTTCTGGTATAAGTAAAGAACCGGTGAGTCGTGTAGCAAAGCAAATTCTACCTTTCACTGCAGTTCAAATCGCTTGCGCATTGTTGTTCTCCTTTGTACCAATTCTTTCTACACTTTTACCTTCGCTTCTTAACAAATAATAGGATTTATTATAGGCATACGTCTTTAAACTTAAATTTTAATATCTAGGGCCTATGGTTTCGCTAGTTAAAAAACCGTAACCCTTAGCATATTAAAATTCATAGGTGCATGTCTATCGTAAGTAGACAAGCAAAGGTAAGAAAATACCGCATGTATTAAACTTTACAGGTAAAGGTTTTGTATGTTTAAAAATTTGCGGATTTATAAAGTTGAATTTTCATACGATTTTCCGACAAAACAATTTGTTTATGTTAGTAAAATATATTAATTTGAAAGTGGTGAAATAAATTATGAAAATGACATTAAGATGGTTCGGCAGCAAACATGATAGTATAACTTTAAAACAAATTAGACAAATACCAGGCTGTGTAGGTGTAATAACAACGCTTTATGATACGAAGCCTGGAGAAGTTTGGCCTCCTGAAGCAATAAGAGCTATGAAGGAAGAAATAGAGGCAGCGGGACTTGAACTTAGTGGTATTGAAAGTGTTAATATCCATGATGATATTAAAATTGGCCTACCAACAAGAGACAAGTATATCAACAACTATATCCAAACCCTTGAAAATTTAGGTAAGGAAGGAATCGACCTTGTATGCTATAACTTCATGCCTGTATTTGACTGGACAAGATCTGATCTTGCTAAGGTAAGACCTGATGGCGCGACAGTTCTTTCCTATGATCAAGCCTTGATTGATCAAATTGATCCAGCTAAGATGTTTGATCAGATGGAGTCCAGTTCCAATGGTTTTGCGTTGCCAGGATGGGAACCAGAAAGACTTGCAAGGGTTAAGGAACTGTTTGAAATGTATGAAGATGTGAATGAAGAAAAGTTATTTGAAAATCTTGTATATTTTTTAAAGGCAATTATGCCTACTTGCCAAAAATATGGCATTAAGATGGCGATTCATCAAGATGATCCAGCTTGGCCTGTATTTGGATTACCGAGAATCGTTAATAACAAAGAAAGTATCCAAAGGATTCTTGATGCGGTTCCTGTTATGAATAACGGATTAACATTATGTACGGGATCTCTCGGTTCTAACCCTGACAATGATATTCCAGATATGATAAGAAGTTTCAAGGGGAGAGTTCATTTCGGTCATGTTAGAAATGTGATCCATCTTGCTCCTGGTAAATTTGACGAAGCAGCTCACCTTTCTTCCGACGGTTCATTGGATATGTATGAAATCATGAAAGCCTTTTATGAAATTGGCATGGAAGGGCCTATAAGACCAGACCATGGAAGAGCGATTTGGGATGAAGTTTCAATGCCTGGCTATGGACTGTATGATAGGGCTTTAGGAGCAACTTATTTAAATGGTATTTGGGAAGCTCTTGAGAAATCATCTAAATAAGTTAGGGAAGGATGATGAAGATGAAGTTGAATATAAATAGCTTAAAAAATACGAAGGTTTGGGAAGATAAAGGATATAGACTTCCTAAGTTCAACTATGAAGAGGTAAAAGCAAATACAATGAAAAATCCCAACTGGATTCATTTTGGTGCTGGAAACATCTTTAAGGCATTTTTAGCGAATGTACAGCAAAATATTTTAGATGCAGGAAAAAGTGACAGAGGAATTGTTGTTGCAGAGGGTTTTGATTATGAAATTATCGAGAAAATGAACAAACCTCATGATGATTTAACGCTTCTTGTTACGCTAAAGTCAAATGGGAGCATCGAAAAAACTGTAGTTTCAAGCATAGTAGAGTCACTTATAGTAGATGCGGAAAACGAAGGAAATTGGAATAGACTGAAAGAGATTTTTGCAAATCCAAGTTTGCAAATGGTGAGTTTCACAATAACTGAAAAGGGATACAGCTTAAAAGATGCTAAAGGTGAAGTTCTTCCTGCGGTTTCAGAAGATTTTAAAAGAGGGCCGAAGGCACCAGTTAGTTATATAGGAAAAGTAGCATCTCTTGTATATGAGAGATATATAAACGGGAAAACACCTCTTGCTCTTGTAAGTATGGACAATTGCTCTCATAATGGTACGAAACTTCATAATGCAGTTAGGGCTTTTGCAAAGGCTTGGGTAACAAATGGACTGGTAGCGGATGGATTTGAAAAATATGTGAATGATCCTAATTTTATTTCCTTCCCATGGTCCATGATTGATAAAATAACCCCTAGACCTGATGCAAGCGTAAAAGAAATGCTAAAAAGTGATGGGTTTGAAGATATTGAAGATGTTATTACAGCAAAGAATACTTATGTAGCTCCTTTTGTAAATGCAGAAGAGCCTGAGTATCTTGTGATTGAGGACGTTTTTCCAAATGGAAGACCGAATCTTGAAGAGGGTGGCGTGATTTTTTCACAGAGAGAGACGGTTGATAAAGTGGAAAAGATGAAGGTGTGTACTTGTCTTAATCCACTACATACCGCCCTTGCTATATACGGCTGTCTTTTAGATTATACTTTAATTTCCAAAGAAATGGAGGACCCTGAACTTAAAGCATTGGTGGAGAAAATTGGCTATGTAGAAGGTTTGCCTGTAGTTGTAAACCCTGGAATCATTGATCCAAAAGAATTTATTGATGAAGTGCTTAATGTAAGGTTCCCAAATCCATTTATGCCTGATGCTCCTCAAAGGATTGCCACAGATACTTCTCAAAAACTTGGAATAAGATTTGGAGAGACCATCAAAGCCTATATGGAAAGAGAAAATCTTAATGTGAAAGATTTAAAATATATTCCTCTAGTTTTAGCAGGATGGTGCAGATATCTCATGGGAATTGATGATAAGGGAAATAAAATGCAGTTAAGTCCTGATCCAATGTTGGAAGAATTAACGCCTTATGTTTCAGAGATTAAGCTTGGCGATCAAGGACCTTTTACTGAAAATTTAAAACTGATTTTATCAAATGCATCGATTTTTGGTGTAGATCTATATGAGATTGGGTTAGGTAAAATCATAGAAGACTATTTTGGTGAATTAGTAGCATCTGAAGGTGCAGTAAGAGAAACATTGAAGAAGTATTTGGGTTAAATGATTAAAATAAACATAGGTAAACAAGTTCACCTAAAAGTAGGATGCTAAAATCTTAAAAAATGTGTTTGGAAGAAATAAAAAGTTTTTTTACGTAAGCGATGAATGATGTGTCATATCGATAGTCATTTATCGCTTTTTTATTTTTTACTTCCTGGGACACCCTATATTCTATAAAATATAAGTTAAATAAAATGGCAGAAAAGGTATGACAAGTAAACGCTAAAATATATAGAAAACTATAGAAAAAGAATATTGTATACAACTTATAATACAA
The sequence above is drawn from the Clostridium formicaceticum genome and encodes:
- a CDS encoding TRAP transporter substrate-binding protein; its protein translation is MKKKITILLSILLLMSLTLAACSSSPAGTSAGGSVEFNVGHSASETSPVGQGLVKFKELVEEKTDGRYQIQIFHNGQLGAERDLVEGAQLGSIDMAIANQGPMTNFAPSLAAVDLPYLIRSYEHADNIFLGEIGKAFMEEIDAAGLKTLGFWESGFRNLTNSKQPVNSVADVKGLKIRTMENQAHQGLWRALGADPVPMSWGEAYTGMQQGALDGQENPLSVILQMNVAEVNKHLAMTEHVYASVVFIMSPNAWNSLSAEDQAIFGEAAYEAGLYQRQVQRDMNNSALEELEKLGMQVTYPDKQEFIDASENFKREFGQRYEDIINKINELED
- a CDS encoding TRAP transporter small permease — translated: MKKNALLGFYEKIQNGIHTLITIILGLMMVVILLQTVTRYVFFYSLPWSEELSRYLFVWMIMLGINIGIRDDMQVRIDIIDKVFKGRGKIVLAVFQQLVSLIVSAVFFYSSFNFIAIGARQLSPAMQIPMRYIYLCLPVGLGIAMLEILRKLVSAAKGELDEV
- a CDS encoding TRAP transporter large permease, coding for MGTAETVLIVTLLITMLAGVPITWSLGLASMLSIAVNSRLPITVISQRLFTGSDSFSMLAIPAFILAGDIMSKGGLSKRLVNFANSLVGWIAGGVSLVSLVACTFFAAISGSSVATTAAIGGLMYPEMVDRGYPKDYSSAVQAIGGTLGIVIPPSIVLVIYGNITGVSVADLLMAGIIPGIICGIALCVMAYFIAKKQNFPKEAKFVPKNLAVTFKDAIWALIMPVIILGGIYSGVFTPTESAAVAVFYGIIVCVFIYKELTFKDLWPIMKETAKSSANLMMLVVTAQLFGWLITYYKIPIYVTEVFMTVASNKYIFLILVNLLLIIAGMFMEVGATNLILAPILAPIAVAFGVDPVQFGMVFVFLLAMGQATPPFGTTMFVASGISKEPVSRVAKQILPFTAVQIACALLFSFVPILSTLLPSLLNK
- the uxuA gene encoding mannonate dehydratase, coding for MKMTLRWFGSKHDSITLKQIRQIPGCVGVITTLYDTKPGEVWPPEAIRAMKEEIEAAGLELSGIESVNIHDDIKIGLPTRDKYINNYIQTLENLGKEGIDLVCYNFMPVFDWTRSDLAKVRPDGATVLSYDQALIDQIDPAKMFDQMESSSNGFALPGWEPERLARVKELFEMYEDVNEEKLFENLVYFLKAIMPTCQKYGIKMAIHQDDPAWPVFGLPRIVNNKESIQRILDAVPVMNNGLTLCTGSLGSNPDNDIPDMIRSFKGRVHFGHVRNVIHLAPGKFDEAAHLSSDGSLDMYEIMKAFYEIGMEGPIRPDHGRAIWDEVSMPGYGLYDRALGATYLNGIWEALEKSSK